From Daphnia pulicaria isolate SC F1-1A chromosome 4, SC_F0-13Bv2, whole genome shotgun sequence, one genomic window encodes:
- the LOC124337088 gene encoding venom allergen 5-like isoform X2 has product MKTFAATVLVAAACFLVFSDAQSSVEPAVTRPAANLTAATNFCKIPSCGPYQPQHVYCLYPSPTWGKACKPAYPTKSIVTDADIKTILKVHNDYRRKVAQGLETQGSPGPQPPASNMRELKWDQELSDMAAAHAQQCVFKHDTCRNVPRFRVGQNLFIFKSQSDTAGNSDWNGAITAWYNEVQYMNTTYVQSLPSSPPNVIGHYTQAVWADTSLVGCAVAYFQTTTSISFPYNRMYVCNYGPTGNYRGSAVYKQGTSGSACPAGTVNSNGLCNLDTSNRCGDLGSICF; this is encoded by the exons atgaaaaccttCGCCGCCACAGTCCTGGTTGCTGCCGCCTGCTTCTTGGTTTTTTCA GATGCTCAGTCATCTGTTGAGCCAGCAGTGACCAGGCCTGCCGCGAATTTAACTGCTGCTACAAACTTCTGCAAAATCCCTTCATGCGGGCCATATCAACCTCAGCACGTTTACTGCCTTTATCCG AGTCCAACTTGGGGAAAGGCTTGCAAACCGGCCTACCCGACCAAATCCATCGTGACCGATGCCGACATCAAGACTATTTTGAAAGTGCACAACGATTACCGACGTAAAGTTGCGCAGGGCCTCGAGACCCAAGGAAGTCCAGGTCCTCAACCCCCTGCGTCCAACATGAGAGAGTTG AAATGGGACCAAGAGCTCTCCGACATGGCAGCAGCTCACGCCCAACAGTGTGTGTTTAAGCATGACACTTGCAGAAATGTTC CTCGTTTTCGAGTGGGTCagaatttgttcattttcaagTCTCAATCCGACACCGCTGGCAACTCAGACTGGAATGGAGCCATAACCGCTTGGTACAACGAAGTTCAATACATGAACACCACTTATGTCCAATCCCTCCC ATCAAGCCCACCAAATGTAATTGGACACTACACGCAAGCAGTATGGGCAGATACTTCCCTTGTTGGCTGTGCAGTTGCTTACTTCCAAACTACGACGAGC ATTTCGTTTCCCTATAATAGAATGTACGTTTGCAATTACGGTCCAACTGGCAATTATCGCGGCTCTGCTGTTTATAAGCAAGGAACATCCGGTTCCGCCTGCCCCGCAGGCACTGTGAACAGCAACGGCTTGTGTAACTTGGACACAAGCAATCGTTGTGGTGATTTGGgctcaatttgtttttga
- the LOC124337088 gene encoding venom allergen 5-like isoform X1 → MKTFAATVLVAAACFLVFSDAQSSVEPAVTRPAANLTAATNFCKIPSCGPYQPQHVYCLYPSPTWGKACKPAYPTKSIVTDADIKTILKVHNDYRRKVAQGLETQGSPGPQPPASNMRELKWDQELAAMAVTLTRQCIGDHDGCRNVPRFRVGQNLFIFKSQSDTAGNSDWNGAITAWYNEVQYMNTTYVQSLPSSPPNVIGHYTQAVWADTSLVGCAVAYFQTTTSISFPYNRMYVCNYGPTGNYRGSAVYKQGTSGSACPAGTVNSNGLCNLDTSNRCGDLGSICF, encoded by the exons atgaaaaccttCGCCGCCACAGTCCTGGTTGCTGCCGCCTGCTTCTTGGTTTTTTCA GATGCTCAGTCATCTGTTGAGCCAGCAGTGACCAGGCCTGCCGCGAATTTAACTGCTGCTACAAACTTCTGCAAAATCCCTTCATGCGGGCCATATCAACCTCAGCACGTTTACTGCCTTTATCCG AGTCCAACTTGGGGAAAGGCTTGCAAACCGGCCTACCCGACCAAATCCATCGTGACCGATGCCGACATCAAGACTATTTTGAAAGTGCACAACGATTACCGACGTAAAGTTGCGCAGGGCCTCGAGACCCAAGGAAGTCCAGGTCCTCAACCCCCTGCGTCCAACATGAGAGAGTTG aaatgggATCAGGAACTCGCTGCCATGGCTGTAACCCTCACCCGACAGTGTATCGGTGACCATGACGGTTGCAGAAACGTTC CTCGTTTTCGAGTGGGTCagaatttgttcattttcaagTCTCAATCCGACACCGCTGGCAACTCAGACTGGAATGGAGCCATAACCGCTTGGTACAACGAAGTTCAATACATGAACACCACTTATGTCCAATCCCTCCC ATCAAGCCCACCAAATGTAATTGGACACTACACGCAAGCAGTATGGGCAGATACTTCCCTTGTTGGCTGTGCAGTTGCTTACTTCCAAACTACGACGAGC ATTTCGTTTCCCTATAATAGAATGTACGTTTGCAATTACGGTCCAACTGGCAATTATCGCGGCTCTGCTGTTTATAAGCAAGGAACATCCGGTTCCGCCTGCCCCGCAGGCACTGTGAACAGCAACGGCTTGTGTAACTTGGACACAAGCAATCGTTGTGGTGATTTGGgctcaatttgtttttga